One Estrella lausannensis DNA window includes the following coding sequences:
- a CDS encoding SDR family oxidoreductase → MSQGTVLILGATSAIARGAAEEFAKRKHPLVLASRDLKELSRIASDLQIRYNVPVTTLPFQAENTSSHPAFFDSLFFKEKAIQGAVIAFGDLGGKIDLMNFADQEKTIRINFIGAASALSLIAARLAQKKEGFLIGITSVAGDRGRQSNFIYGSAKGALSIYLDGLRNKLYPEGVHVMTVKPGFVDTAMTFGLPGLFLVANPKEVGKKIVRALDKKKNVVYIPGFWKAIMAVIKAVPERIFKRMRL, encoded by the coding sequence ATGAGCCAAGGAACCGTCTTGATCTTGGGTGCCACTTCCGCGATAGCCAGAGGGGCTGCCGAAGAGTTCGCCAAAAGAAAACACCCCCTTGTTTTAGCGTCCAGGGACTTAAAAGAACTCTCCCGCATAGCCAGCGACCTGCAGATTCGCTACAACGTACCCGTGACAACACTCCCCTTCCAAGCGGAAAACACAAGCAGCCATCCCGCGTTTTTCGATTCCCTGTTTTTTAAAGAGAAGGCAATTCAAGGAGCGGTGATCGCCTTTGGAGATCTGGGAGGTAAGATCGATCTGATGAATTTCGCCGACCAGGAGAAGACCATCCGTATTAACTTCATCGGAGCCGCCTCCGCGCTATCGCTGATAGCTGCACGCCTCGCCCAAAAAAAGGAGGGGTTCCTCATCGGCATCACATCGGTTGCCGGCGACCGGGGAAGACAAAGCAATTTCATCTATGGATCTGCCAAGGGCGCCCTTTCCATCTATCTGGACGGGCTAAGAAATAAACTTTATCCTGAAGGCGTCCATGTCATGACTGTAAAGCCGGGTTTTGTCGACACTGCCATGACCTTCGGCCTGCCCGGTCTTTTTCTTGTCGCCAATCCAAAAGAAGTAGGCAAAAAAATTGTTCGTGCCTTGGATAAGAAAAAAAATGTGGTCTATATCCCCGGTTTCTGGAAAGCGATCATGGCAGTCATCAAAGCGGTACCGGAGCGTATATTCAAAAGGATGAGGCTCTAG
- a CDS encoding HAD family hydrolase, translating into MKKETIACFDFDGTITRSDSLLPFLIFSSGIAKTIGYLLLELPALMGYAFKMYDRQQVKEAVLRRFFRGIPEEKMLGMCRDYAHNELPKQVKKEALEAISKHKARGDRLILISASIDAYLKPWADAAGFDCLLSSRLEFKEGAVTGNLVGKNCRAEEKVARLKNLLGDLERFEIYAYGDSRGDKELLESADHPYYRTFQ; encoded by the coding sequence ATGAAGAAAGAAACCATCGCCTGCTTTGATTTTGACGGCACGATCACCCGCTCCGACTCTCTTCTCCCTTTTCTCATTTTCTCCTCAGGGATCGCAAAAACAATCGGATACCTCCTACTCGAGCTTCCCGCTCTAATGGGGTACGCCTTTAAAATGTATGACAGGCAACAGGTCAAAGAAGCAGTGCTCAGACGCTTTTTCAGAGGCATACCTGAAGAGAAGATGCTCGGCATGTGCCGCGACTATGCTCACAATGAGCTTCCAAAGCAGGTCAAAAAAGAGGCGTTGGAGGCAATCAGCAAGCATAAAGCGCGAGGCGACCGGCTTATTTTAATTTCAGCGTCCATCGACGCCTATCTGAAGCCCTGGGCTGATGCTGCCGGATTCGATTGCCTGCTTTCATCAAGACTTGAATTCAAAGAAGGCGCTGTGACCGGCAATCTGGTCGGTAAAAATTGCCGGGCGGAGGAGAAAGTAGCGAGACTGAAGAATCTTTTGGGAGATTTAGAGCGCTTTGAGATCTATGCCTACGGCGACAGCCGGGGCGACAAGGAGCTTCTGGAATCTGCCGACCATCCCTACTACAGGACCTTTCAGTAA